GTATGGCTGctaagggaactggttcccttgtatttattgatgatgtgactgctaacaaaagcagcaggatgaattctgaagtgtttagggttatattatctgctcagattcagcctaATGCTGgacattggacggcgcttcacagtgcagatggacaatgacctgaagcatactgcgaaagcaacccaagacttttgtaaggtgaagaagtggaatgttctgcaatggccaagtcaatcacctgacctgaacccaattgagcagcatttcactttgctgaaggcaaaactgaaggctaaatgccccaagaacaagcaggaactaaagacagctgcagtgcaggcctggcagagcatcaccagggaagaaacccaactaccctcacattaaagatgaaagtctacacttaaaatacatattgattgtttcctttcaaatccattgtggtggtgtacagagacaaaattatgacaattgtgtcactgtccaaatatttatggacctaactgtagttGATGGAGGTGCTAATATGCATTATTTCACTATTTGGTGAGCCTGCTTTTTGGGTGGTGGTTCATCTGTTTGTTGTATTTGGTGGACTAGTATTATGATTTAAAAGCAGTGTTTGATCTTCTTGTCTTTTCTACTTGCACATTGCACATGCTGGACCCTATTTAGGCCAATTTCTAATCCCTCTCCAGAGATGCATTCTTATTTCACCTTACCTAAATAGATTTTTATTGTTTAGTatttattgtacagtattttcATTAGTGGTGTTCCCAAAAACATCCTTACCTGACAGGAAATAGATATTATTTTTTGCAGAATCTTCCCTAAAACAGATTTCAAACGTAAGATGAGCATTTTGAATCTTTCCTAGGACTGTGTCGGTGTTCATCACGTTCTTGCAGTCTAGAGTTCTTGccaattattttcttggctgATGTAGCAGCATTAAGGATTTTTGCTTTATGTTTGCCAATCTACAACTTTATCTAATTGATAAGCCGACCAGATTTCTAAAACATTTTGCTGGGCCGTTcatcatttgttttaaaatgattgCATGTGATTGCATTACAGTCATTagtaaaatgaaacaaactggTAATTTGCCCTTTTAAGATGCATTTTCCAGGACTCTCAGCTAAAGTGGTTTCAATTCATATCATATGCGCCAAAAACTGAAATGTCAGAAGAAATTATAATGCTAATTTGTTCATGGCAGGGCTCTGTAGGGCAGTTTGACTCGTTCACTGTACTGTTGACCAACTCTGGATCTTCAGTAATCCTTCACTAATTGGGCAGAGAGTGTCATAGGTGACTGGGAGGCCGGTACTTTTCCAGTCCTCTCATCTTACTAAACTCTGAATCCTGTGGGCTTAAAATGTGACGCAGACCAGATCACATTGAAATGAGACATGGGTAGACTCCACTTAGCTGATGGACAGCTTAATTAAGCAGCTGAGTATAACCAGGGGAAATAATGCAGCtggtttgaataaaaaaaaaaaactgaaagacCCGATGGGGCGTTGCTTTGGGGTCTGATTCGGAGCCCGTTCGCAGTTTAGTGGCTGACCTTAGCACTCTTGCCCATAATGCACACAACATTTTCTCCCCAAACCAATAACTGTAATCAATGAAGGTAGTAGTTTAAATATAGGATGTGAAGGCACGACTAGTCTTTGGGTTGCATCAGCCCATAGCTGGGCAAACTGAGACATTGTGCCCAAGTATGCCTGAAATGGAAGGGAGAAATTCATCTGATCTGGGCTAGCGGCCAGATCACCTGTTACGTGACTTAGAAAAACGAAATCATATCGGCACGTCATGTGCTGACACATGAACCTGGAATGACGGAGAGACCCCAGGACCAAATATAGACCATGATCTGTTCACAACCAGGGCTCCCTTCCCTAGCAACGAAACACTGGCTCCACTCCGAGAAGGGGGTTTCTGCAGTTTCATGAGTTTCCTTAGAGAGGATCTAAACAGCTTGTGCAGAATTTGAATGAGTACTCAGCCTGCTACTTCACTTACTCACAttttatatgaataataatcatcatcatcatcatcatcatcatcaccttttatttatatatatttttataacttGAAGGGTCACcaccaaatacatatatacatacatacacacaaacacatatacatgcatacacatatACCATGTTCTCAAATAGAAAGCTAAACCAATGCTTGTCTTCATCAGACCACAGACTTCGCAAAACACTTTTGCTCCTGGGGAGAAGCACATATTACAACCACCTGTAACCGAACCCATAATTAAACTATACCTTTTTTATCGGCTATTTGAACACTACTTCAGCTCAAAGAGAACTGGAAAGACTAACGAGAACAATAAAAGCACACATAAAACAGAtggaatatatacatttatgtaaTCAGGCTTTTAATGTGTTATAATGTATGAAATAAAGCTCCTGTTAAGAAAGTGTTTTCACCTAAACATTGCGCAGCTGCTTTACTTGTTGAACCTCTTTTGCACGAGACGTTGTGTTCTAAGTATGTGCCTAGATTGATCAAATAATTTGTCTGCACTGTGTTACTTAagacaacattttaaaagactGTTTATAATGTGTGTAAGGAGGTCTTAGACCCATCCTTTGGTTTAATATCTACTGCAAGTCTCCACCTGATCCCAGttaatcccagaggtgttctgtggggttgaggtcaggactCTGAGCAGGTCAGATCTCTGGTCTTTCAAGCAGTATGTTACTCTGCCCAGCTTTGTGATTTGGTGCTTTATTGTGCTGGTTGACGTAAGGGCCCCCATCATAAGTTTCCAACAATGCTGGCGGGACTAATATCACTGAATCTAATGGTGGTCATGGTGTCcttcacaaaaaaacaacaacccttGCATAGCTAAGAACTGGCAGGAGCAGgcttgcatgtatgtatgtataaatgtatgtcctatatatatatatatatatatatatatatatatatatatatatatatatatatatatgtatgtatacattcattGTCATTCTTCTAGTCAAATTTAAAACATGTGCAATGAACAGTATTATGCAGATTGGCCCCTAGAAATGTGTGGCAACTGCAACCCTTTAACTGTGTTTCCGCTGCCCTCCTACATAACCCCCAGGGGCTTGCTGGCTTGTCCACTCTGTGCTACCACTCCACACAGCCTGCCAGTCGCTCAGCTCTCACCGGAACAACAATGCCTGCCTTCTACACGCTGCTCACCCACACAACTGCTCTGATGTCTCCTGCTCTCCTATGTATGTGTGCGCGCATGTCTGTGAGTGGGAgggtgagtgtgagagagggtGTTTCTGAAGCAGTGTTACTGGGTGACTATTTCTCACTGTCTCGCAGCTCACATCATCGCAGCCGACTATTTCAGGGGCTGATTCCGGCAGATCGGTATGGAAGCCGGAACTATTaagggggggggaggggaggaggggcCGAGAAAGTCTACTCTTGAGTGGGCAGCAGGGAGGCTATATAAATCCACGGCTGCCTGCCTGAGTTCAGTGCAAaagcagagagagtgagagcagctGCAGCAGAAGCAACAGCATCAAGCCAAGCAAGCTACAACAGCCCAGTGCCTGCTGCACTAAACTGCCTTGAACAGGATCACAATCAGCGAGCCAGCAAAGGCAAGGAGAGCAGAGGAGGATCAGATTCACCTTGACACTCTGACCATCtgggatttaaaaacaaaacattcactGAGACAAGAAAAGACTCTCGTTTCCTGAAGGAGAAGGTCCACAAACCCTTTGGTCTCGCCCATTGTTTCTACTGCCACCCACAGCCTCCAAGAAGTTCCGCGAGGAGCCATGGCAAGCAGACACGTGGAGTCAGGAGGGTACCAGACCGTGGTGCCTGCTCACCTGCTGGCAGCTATGATGGAGGAATTTCCCCAGCATCTGCCTGTGCCCAAAGCCCCGGCCAGGGGCAAGAGCCGGATGCGCCGCCCCCGCCAGTCCCGCTTCAAGACCCAACCAGTGACCTTCGCTGAGATCGCTGAAGTGGAGGAGGAAGGTGTTTCGGCGCTGGAGGAAGAGCGAGCCCGGAAGTCCTTCTTGCAGTCGCTGGAAAGCCTGAGACGCAGTACTCAGAACTTGCACAGCTCCAGCCACTGCCCCAAGGGCTGGGTGGCTACGTCCGCCATGCAGGGCAGTGTGGACTCCAGCGACTCAGACTCCACGCAGTAGAAAAGGACCGTTTTTCCCCCACGCAGACCTCGGTGATCGCTGGGGCTGCCGCTTGCTTCATAATGAAGCCTGACTGtatttgaactttttttttaacaaatatctAGAACAAATCTGCTCAATATACTTTTAAGCATtggtatttatttcaatatttatatatataaacattatatatatatatatatatatatatatatatgtatgtatgca
The genomic region above belongs to Amia ocellicauda isolate fAmiCal2 chromosome 4, fAmiCal2.hap1, whole genome shotgun sequence and contains:
- the c4h11orf96 gene encoding uncharacterized protein C11orf96 homolog: MASRHVESGGYQTVVPAHLLAAMMEEFPQHLPVPKAPARGKSRMRRPRQSRFKTQPVTFAEIAEVEEEGVSALEEERARKSFLQSLESLRRSTQNLHSSSHCPKGWVATSAMQGSVDSSDSDSTQ